Proteins encoded together in one Staphylococcus aureus window:
- a CDS encoding D-alanine--D-alanine ligase, whose translation MTKENICIVFGGKSAEHEVSILTAQNVLNAIDKDKYHVDIIYITNDGDWRKQNNITAEIKSTDELHLENGEALEISQLLKESSSGQPYDAVFPLLHGPNGEDGTIQGLFEVLDVPYVGNGVLSAASSMDKLVMKQLFEHRGLPQLPYISFLRSEYEKYEHNILKLVNDKLNYPVFVKPANLGSSVGISKCNNEAELKEGIKEAFQFDRKLVIEQGVNAREIEVAVLGNDYPEATWPGEVVKDVAFYDYKSKYKDGKVQLQIPADLDEDVQLTLRNMALEAFKATDCSGLVRADFFVTEDNQIYINETNAMPGFTAFSMYPKLWENMGLSYPELITKLIELAKERHQDKQKNKYKID comes from the coding sequence ATGACAAAAGAAAATATTTGTATCGTTTTTGGAGGGAAAAGTGCAGAACACGAAGTATCGATTCTGACAGCACAAAATGTATTAAATGCAATAGATAAAGACAAATATCATGTTGATATCATTTATATTACCAATGATGGTGATTGGAGAAAGCAAAATAATATTACAGCTGAAATTAAATCTACTGATGAGCTTCATTTAGAAAATGGAGAGGCGCTTGAGATTTCACAGCTATTGAAAGAAAGTAGTTCAGGACAACCATACGATGCAGTATTCCCATTATTACATGGTCCTAATGGTGAAGATGGCACGATTCAAGGGCTTTTTGAAGTTTTGGATGTACCATATGTAGGAAATGGTGTATTGTCAGCTGCAAGTTCTATGGACAAACTTGTAATGAAACAATTATTTGAACATCGAGGGTTACCACAGTTACCTTATATTAGTTTCTTACGTTCTGAATATGAAAAATATGAACATAACATTTTAAAATTAGTAAATGATAAATTAAATTACCCAGTCTTTGTTAAACCTGCTAACTTAGGGTCAAGTGTAGGTATCAGTAAATGTAATAATGAAGCGGAACTTAAAGAAGGTATTAAAGAAGCATTCCAATTTGACCGTAAGCTTGTTATAGAACAAGGCGTTAACGCACGTGAAATTGAAGTAGCAGTTTTAGGAAATGACTATCCTGAAGCGACATGGCCAGGTGAAGTCGTAAAAGATGTCGCGTTTTACGATTACAAATCAAAATATAAAGATGGTAAGGTTCAATTACAAATTCCAGCTGACTTAGACGAAGATGTTCAATTAACGCTTAGAAATATGGCATTAGAGGCATTCAAAGCGACAGATTGTTCTGGTTTAGTCCGTGCTGATTTCTTTGTAACAGAAGACAACCAAATATATATTAATGAAACAAATGCAATGCCTGGATTTACGGCTTTCAGTATGTATCCAAAGTTATGGGAAAATATGGGCTTATCTTATCCAGAATTGATTACAAAACTTATCGAGCTTGCTAAAGAACGTCACCAGGATAAACAGAAAAATAAATACAAAATTGACTAA
- a CDS encoding FtsW/RodA/SpoVE family cell cycle protein, which produces MNYSSRQQPDKHWLRKVDWVLVATIAVLAIFSVLLINSAMGGGQYSANFGIRQIFYYILGAIFAGIIMFISPKKIKHYTYLLYFLICLLLIGLLVIPESPITPIINGAKSWYTFGPISIQPSEFMKIILILALARVVSRHNQFTFNKSFQSDLLLFFKIIGVSLVPSILILLQNDLGTTLVLAAIIAGVMLVSGITWRILAPIFITGIVGAMTVILGILYAPALIENLLGVQLYQMGRINSWLDPYTYSSGDGYHLTESLKAIGSGQLLGKGYNHGEVYIPENHTDFIFSVIGEELGFIGSVILILIFLFLIFHLIRLAAKIEDQFNKIFIVGFVTLLVFHILQNIGMTIQLLPITGIPLPFISYGGSALWSMMTGIGIVLSIYYHEPKRYVDLYHPKSN; this is translated from the coding sequence ATGAATTATTCATCTCGTCAACAGCCGGATAAGCATTGGCTTCGCAAAGTAGACTGGGTATTAGTAGCCACTATAGCTGTTTTAGCAATTTTCAGTGTTCTGCTTATTAACTCGGCAATGGGCGGTGGTCAATACAGTGCTAATTTCGGTATCAGACAAATTTTTTATTACATTTTAGGTGCAATTTTTGCAGGTATCATCATGTTTATTTCACCTAAAAAGATTAAACATTATACATATTTATTGTATTTCTTAATCTGTCTATTATTAATAGGCTTGCTCGTTATTCCTGAGTCACCTATTACACCTATTATCAATGGTGCCAAAAGTTGGTACACGTTTGGCCCTATCAGTATTCAGCCATCTGAATTCATGAAAATTATTTTAATTTTAGCATTAGCGCGTGTCGTTTCTAGACATAATCAATTCACATTCAATAAATCATTCCAAAGTGATTTGTTATTATTTTTCAAAATTATTGGTGTCTCGTTAGTACCAAGTATTTTAATATTACTGCAAAATGACCTAGGAACTACATTAGTATTAGCTGCTATTATTGCAGGTGTGATGTTAGTAAGTGGTATAACATGGCGTATCTTAGCACCTATCTTTATTACAGGTATTGTTGGTGCAATGACAGTCATTTTAGGTATTCTATATGCACCCGCATTAATTGAAAATTTATTAGGTGTCCAACTGTATCAAATGGGACGAATCAATTCATGGCTTGACCCCTATACATATAGTAGTGGTGATGGCTATCATTTAACTGAATCACTTAAAGCTATCGGTTCTGGACAGTTACTAGGTAAAGGATACAATCACGGTGAAGTTTATATACCTGAAAATCATACTGACTTTATCTTTTCAGTGATTGGAGAGGAACTTGGCTTTATCGGTTCTGTCATATTGATCTTAATATTTTTATTTTTAATCTTCCATCTAATAAGATTAGCTGCGAAAATTGAAGATCAATTTAACAAAATCTTTATCGTTGGTTTCGTCACTTTACTTGTGTTCCATATTTTACAAAATATTGGTATGACAATTCAGTTGTTACCAATCACTGGTATTCCATTACCATTTATTAGTTATGGTGGTAGTGCGCTATGGAGTATGATGACTGGAATAGGTATAGTCTTATCAATTTATTATCATGAACCAAAACGATATGTCGATTTATACCATCCAAAAAGTAATTAA
- a CDS encoding Lmo0850 family protein, translating to MKRPEKIQNVVKLLSSLGVNIKKTKSRLDIINTLPASNKVSHELK from the coding sequence ATGAAACGTCCTGAAAAGATTCAAAATGTAGTCAAACTATTGTCATCATTAGGTGTGAATATTAAAAAAACTAAATCTCGTTTAGACATTATTAATACTTTGCCAGCATCTAATAAAGTAAGTCACGAATTAAAATAA
- the csoZ gene encoding putative copper chaperone CsoZ, with product MIHQNTIYTAGIETEEQVSQLTERISNMIGVHQVNINIIDGQVTVSYETPANLNSIEKEIYDEGYKIVF from the coding sequence ATGATACATCAAAATACGATTTACACAGCGGGAATTGAAACAGAAGAACAAGTAAGTCAATTGACAGAACGCATTTCAAATATGATAGGTGTTCATCAAGTGAATATTAATATAATAGATGGTCAAGTAACTGTATCGTATGAGACACCAGCAAATTTGAATAGTATTGAAAAAGAAATCTATGATGAAGGATACAAAATTGTATTTTAG
- the csoR gene encoding copper-sensing transcriptional repressor CsoR, with protein sequence MTEQDNAHHSEQIKTNLKSRLNRIEGQVRAINRMIEEDVYCDDVLTQIRATRSALNSVAIKLLEQHMKSCIMNKVNQGAQEEAMEELLVTFQKLIKD encoded by the coding sequence ATGACTGAACAAGATAATGCACATCATTCTGAACAAATAAAAACGAATCTTAAATCACGTTTAAATCGAATTGAAGGACAAGTGAGAGCGATTAATCGCATGATTGAAGAAGATGTCTATTGTGATGATGTCCTTACGCAAATAAGAGCGACACGTTCGGCGTTAAACAGTGTTGCGATAAAGTTATTAGAACAACATATGAAAAGTTGTATTATGAATAAAGTTAATCAAGGTGCTCAGGAAGAGGCAATGGAAGAGTTATTAGTGACTTTTCAAAAATTGATTAAAGACTAA